CATCGAGTTGCCATCGTCGGCTGCCAAGCTGGACGAGGCGTGTTTCGGCAGCAAAAGCCGAGTAAGTGGGCGGCCCCAGAAGTCGGTGGCTGCCCGAGGCAAGGGCGAAGGCCCGAGCCAGCTGAAGACAAAGGAAGAGTGAAATGCCACGTCGTCGCGAAGTCCCCAAGCGCGAGATCCTGCCCGATCCGAAGTTCGGTTCCATCGACCTGTCCAAGTTCATGAACGTCATCATGGAATCGGGCAAGAAGGCGGTCGCCGAGCGCATCATCTACGGCGCGCTCGAGCAGGTGGAGAAGAAGTCCGGCAAGGATCCGCTGGAGGTCTTTACCGTCGCGCTGAACAACATCAAGCCGATGGTCGAAGTGAAGTCACGCCGTGTCGGCGGTGCGAACTACCAAGTTCCCGTGGAAGTTCGTCCCGTGCGCCGCGTGGCCCTGGCCATGCGCTGGCTGAAGGAGTCGGCGCGCAAGCGTGGCGAGAAGTCGATGGCGCAGCGCCTGGCCAATGAGCTGCTCGAGGCAGTCGAAGGCCGTGGCGGCGCGATGAAGAAGCGTGACGAAGTGCACCGCATGGCCGAGGCCAACAAGGCCTTCTCGCACTTCCGCTTCTGAAGACCATCCACTGATTCCCTTCGGCCGCTCTTCGGGTTAATCCTAGCCCGCGAGCGGCCCCTGTATTTGGAGTGACACCATGTCCCGCAAGACCCCGATCGAGCGCTACCGCAATATCGGCATCTCGGCTCACATCGACGCCGGCAAGACCACGACGACCGAGCGCATCCTTTACTACACCGGTGTGAACCACAAGATCGGCGAGGTGCACGACGGCGCTGCGACCATGGACTGGATGGAGCAGGAGCAGGAGCGCGGGATCACGATCACGTCGGCGGCGACGACCTGCTTCTGGAAGGGCATGGACCTGTCGTTCCCCGAGCACCGGATCAACATCATCGACACCCCGGGGCACGTCGACTTCACCATCGAGGTGGAGCGCTCGATGCGAGTGCTCGACGGCGCGTGCATGGTGTATTGCGCGGTCGGCGGCGTGCAGCCGCAGTCGGAGACCGTCTGGCGCCAGGCCAACAAGTACAAGGTGCCCCGTCTGGCGTTCGTCAACAAGATGGACCGCACCGGCGCCAATTTCTTCAAGGTCTACGAGCAGATGAAGAGCCGCCTGAAGGCGAACCCGGTGCCGGTGGTCATTCCCATCGGTGCGGAGGAGAACTTCACCGGTGTCGTCGACCTCATCAAGATGAAGGCGATCATCTGGGACGAGGCCTCGCAGGGCATGAAGTTCGAATACAAGGACATCCCCGCGGAGCTTCAGGCCGATGCACAGAAGTGGCGCGAGAACATGGTCGAGGCCGCTGCCGAGGCCAGCGAAGAGCTGATGAACAAATACCTCGAGTCGGGCGAGCTCACCGAGGCGGAGATCAAGCTCGGCCTGCGCACGCGCACCATCGCCACCGAGATCCAGCCGATGCTGTGCGGCACCGCGTTCAAGAACAAGGGCGTGCAGCGCATGCTCGACGCGGTGATTGAATACATGCCGTCGCCGATCGACATCCCGCCGGTGCCGGGCACCGACGAGGACGACAAGGAGACGTCGCGCAAGGCCGACGACAACGAGAAGTTCGCCGCTCTGGCGTTCAAGCTGATGACCGACCCCTACGTCGGCCAGCTGACGTTCGTTCGCGTCTATTCCGGCGTGCTGAAGTCGGGCGACTCGGTCTACAACCCGATCCGCGGCAAGAAGGAGCGGATCGGCCGAATCCTGCAGATGCACGCCAACCAGCGTGAGGAGATCAAGGAGATCCTGGCCGGCGACATCGCCGCCTGCGTGGGCCTGAAGGACGTGACGACCGGCGAGACGCTGTGCGATCCCGAGTCCATCATCACCCTGGAGAAGATGGTGTTCCCCGAGCCGGTGATCTCGCAGGCTGTCGAGCCGAAGACCAAGGCCGATCAGGAGAAGATGGGCATCGCGCTGGGCCGACTGGCCCAGGAAGATCCGTCCTTCCGTGTGCGTACCGACGAGGAGTCCGGCCAGACCATCATCTCCGGCATGGGCGAGTTGCACCTCGAGATCATCGTCGACCGCATGAAGCGCGAATTCGGCGTGGAAGCGAACGTCGGCAAGCCGCAGGTCGCCTATCGCGAGACGGTCCGCAAATCGGTGACCGACGTCGAAGGCAAGTTCGTTCGCCAGTCGGGCGGCAAGGGCCAGTACGGCCACGTCGTGCTGTCGATCGAGCCGCAGGAGCCGGGCAAGGGCTTCGAGTTCGTCGACGCGATCAAGGGCGGTGTCGTGCCGCGCGAATTCATCCCGGCGGTCAAGAAGGGTGTGGAAGACACGCTGCCCAACGGCGTGCTGGCCGGCTACCCGGTGGTCGACGTCAAGGTCACGCTGACGTTCGGTTCGTACCACGAAGTCGACTCGAACGAAAACGCGTTCAAGATGGCGGCGTCGATGGGCTTCAAGGAAGGCTGCCGCAAGGCCAGCCCGGTCATTCTTGAGCCGATGATGGCCGTGGAAGTCGAAACGCCGGAAGACTACGCCGGTTCGGTGATGGGCGACCTGTCGTCCCGCCGTGGCATGGTGCAGGGCATGGACGACATGCCCGGCGGCGGCAAGATCATCAAGGCGGAAGTGCCGCTGTCGGAGATGTTCGGTTATTCCACGACGCTGCGTTCGATGTCGCAGGGTCGTGCCACGTACACGATGGAGTTCAAGCACTACAGCGAGGCTCCTAAGAACGTCGCTGACGCCATCATCACCGCCCGCGGCAAGTAATCAACAAGTTAGACGAGCCGGTCTTCGGCGGGGCGCCGTTCGCTACCGGTGGCGAACGAATCAACACCTCGCCGGAGACCTTAAACACCACACTGGACTGCTCTTTGATACGGAGAATCTGAAATGGCAAAAGGCAAATTTGAACGGACCAAGCCGCACGTGAACGTGGGCACGATCGGGCACGTCGACCACGGCAAGACGACGCTGACGGCGGCGATCACGACGGTGCTGAGCGCGAAGTTCGGCGGCGAAGCCAAGGCCTACGACCAGATCGACGCGGCGCCGGAAGAAAAGGCGCGCGGCATCACGATCAACACCGCCCACGTCGAGTACGAGACGGCCAACCGGCACTACGCGCACGTGGACTGCCCGGGGCACGCCGACTACGTCAAGAACATGATCACGGGCGCGGCGCAGATGGATGGCGCCATCCTGGTGTGCTCGGCCGCCGACGGCCCGATGCCGCAGACGCGCGAGCACATCCTGCTGGCGCGCCAGGTGGGGGTGAAGTACATCATCGTGTTCCTGAACAAGTGCGACATGGTCGATGACGCCGAGCTGCTCGAGCTGGTGGAGATGGAAGTGCGCGAGCTGCTGAGCAAGTACGACTTCCCGGGCGATGACACGCCCATCGTCAAGGGCAGCGCCAAGCTGGCGATGGAAGGCGACAAGGGCGAGCTGGGCGAGCAGGCGATCATGCGGCTGGCCGAGGCGCTGGACAGCTACATCCCGACGCCCGAGCGCGCCATCGACGGCGCATTCCTGATGCCGGTCGAAGACGTGTTCTCGATCTCGGGACGCGGCACGGTGGTCACCGGGCGTGTCGAGCGCGGCGTGATCAAGGTCGGCGAGGAAATCGAGATCGTCGGCATCCGTGCGACGCAGAAGACCACCTGCACCGGGGTGGAGATGTTCCGCAAGCTGCTGGACCAGGGTCAGGCGGGCGACAACGTCGGCATCCTGCTGCGCGGCACCAAGCGCGAGGAAGTCGAGCGCGGCCAGGTGCTGTGCAAGCCGGGCACGATCAAGCCGCACACGCACTTCACGGCCGAGATCTATGTGCTGAGCAAGGAAGAAGGCGGGCGTCACACGCCGTTCTTCAACAACTACCGCCCGCAGTTCTACTTCCGCACCACGGACGTGACCGGCGCGGTGGAGCTGCCCAAGGACAAGGAGATGGTCATGCCCGGCGACAACGTCAGCATCACCGTCAAGCTGATCGCCCCGATCGCGATGGAAGAGGGCCTGCGCTTCGCCATCCGCGAAGGCGGCCGCACCGTGGGATCGGGCGTCGTGGCCAAGATCATGGAGTAAATGCATGACACGGTCGGCCGTCGTCCAAGGGCGGCGGGCCGGCCGTCCGGTGCACCACATGTCGCGGCCTCGGGACCGCATCGCTCTTTAAGGAACCGTCATGCAAAAGCAAAAGATCCGCATTCGCCTGAAGGCGTTTGACTACAAGCTGATCGACCAGTCAGCGCTGGAAATCGTCGACACCGCCAAGCGCACCGGTGCGATCGTCAAGGGCCCGGTGCCCTTGCCGACCCGCATGCAGCGCTTCGACATCCTGCGCTCGCCGCACGTGAACAAGACCAGCCGCGATCAGTTCGAGATCCGCACCCATCAGCGCCTGATGGACATCGTCGACCCGACCGACAAGACGGTCGATGCGCTGATGAAGCTGGACCTGCCGGCGGGCGTCGACGTCGAGATCAAGCTGCAGTAAGAGCCGGCGCGGTTGCGGGGGAACCCGCATCTGCTACAATCGCCGGCTTTCCGCAAGGTGCCCTACGGGGTGCCTTGCACCACAGTCAGCCCAGCCAATCGATGTTGGGCGTTCGAAACAAAGGCTCCGATTCGGAGCTGGAGAAAAACCATGAGTCTTAGCAATCGCCTCGGATTGCTGGGCCGCAAGGTGGGCATGATGCGCATCTTCACGGACGACGGCGACGCCGTTCCCGTGACCGTGCTCGACGTGTCGAACAACCGCGTGACCCAGGTCAAGACCGCAGAGACCGACGGCTACAGCGCCATCCAAGTGGCGTTCGGAACGCGCAAGGCCTCGCGCGTGAGCAAGCCGGAAGCGGGTCACCTTGCGAAGGCCGGCGTCGAGGCCGGGGAGATCCTCAAGGAATTCCGTGTCGCGGCCGATGTGGCCGCCGGCTTCAAGCCCGGCGCCCAGATCCCCGTGACGACATTCGCCGTGGGCCAGTTGGTGGACGTGCAGGGCACTTCCATCGGCAAGGGCTACGCCGGCACCATCAAGCGCCACAACTTCCGCTCGCAGCGCGCGTCGCACGGCAACAGCCGTTCGCATAACGTGCCGGGCTCGATCTCGATGGCGCAGGACCCGGGCCGCGTGTTTCCGGGCAAGAAGATGACGGGCCATCTCGGTGACGTCACCAAGACCGTGCAGAACCTCGACATCGTGCGAGTCGACGAAGCCCGCCAGCTGCTGCTGGTGCGCGGCGCCGTGCCGGGTGCAAAGAACGGCCATGTGGTCGTCAGCCCCGCCGTCAAGGTCAAGGCCAAGAAAGGAGCCCAGTGATGCAGCTCGAGCTCCTGAATGAACAGGGTCAGGCGACGGCCAAGGTCGACGCGCCGGACACCGTGTTTGCCCGTGACTACAACGAAGCGCTGGTGCACCAGGTCGTCGTCGCCTTCCAGGCGAACGCGCGCCAGGGCACCCGTGCCCAGCTCGACCGCGCGCAGGTCAAGCACTCGACCAAGAAGCCGTGGCGTCAAAAGGGCACGGGCCGCGCCCGCGCGGGCATGACCTCGTCGCCCCTGTGGCGCGGGGGCGGTCGCATCTTCCCGAACAGCCCCGACGAGAATTTCACGCAGAAGGTCAACAAGAAGATGTACCGCGCCGGCATGGCCGCCATCTTCTCGCAGCTGGCCCGTGAAGGACGCCTCGCCGTGGTCGATTCGATCAGCGTGGATGCGCCCAAGACCAAGCTGCTGGCGCAGAAGCTCAAGTCCATGGGGCTCGACTCCGTGCTGGTGATCGCCGACCAGGTCGACGACAACCTGCTGCTTGCTTCGCGCAACCTCGCCAACGTGCTGGTGGTGGAGCCGCGCTACGCCGATCCGCTGTCGCTGGTCTTCTACAAGAAGGTGCTGGTGACCAAGGGTGCGATCGAGCAACTCAAGGAGATGCTGGCATGACCACCAAATTCGATGAGAGCCGCCTGGCCCAGGTGCTGGTGGCGCCGATCGTGTCCGAAAAGGCCACGATGATCGCCGAGAAGCAGAACCAGGTGCTGTTCAAGGTCCTGCGCGACGCGACCAAACCCGAGATCAAGGCCGCCGTTGAGCTGATGTTCAAGGTGGAGGTCGCCTCGGTCCAGACCGTCACGCAAAAGGGCAAGGTCAAGCGCTTCGGCCGCTCCATCGGTCGCCGCGACCACGTCAAGAAGGCGTATGTCGCGCTGAAGCCGGGCCAGGAGCTCAACTTCTCCGGGGAGGCCGCGTAATGGCCGTCATCAAAGTCAAGCCGACTTCGCCGGGCCGCCGCGCCGTGGTGAAGGTGGTGCACAAGCACCTGCACAAGGGCAAGCCCGAAGCCTCGCTGCTCGAGCCGCAGTTCCAGCATGCCGGCCGCAACAACAACGGCCACATCACGATGCGCCACAAGGGCGGTGGGCACAAGCACCACTACCGCGTCGTCGATTTTGTCCGCAACAAGGACGGCATTCCGGCGAAGGTCGAGCGCATCGAGTACGACCCGAACCGCACGGCCCACATCGCGCTGGTGTGCTACGCGGATGGCGAACGTCGCTACATCATCGCGCCGCGCGGCCTGGAAGTCGGCGCCACGGTGCTGAGCGGCGCCGAGGCGCCGATCAAGGCCGGCAACACGCTGCCCATTCGCAACATCCCCGTGGGCTCCACGATCCACGCGGTCGAGCTGTTGCCTGGTAAAGGCGCGCAGGTCGCCCGCTCGGCCGGCACCTCGGTGACCCTGCTGGCGCGCGAAGGCACCTATGCGCAGCTGCGCCTGCGCTCGGGTGAGGTGCGCCGCATCCATATCGACTGCCGCGCCACGATCGGAGAGGTGTCGAACGAAGAGCACAACCTGCAGCAGTACGGCAAGGCCGGTGCGATCCGCTGGAAGGGCATCCGCCCGACCGTTCGTGGCGTGGCCATGAACCCCGTGGATCACCCGCACGGCGGTGGCGAAGGCCGCACCGGTGAAGGCCAGGTCCCCGTGTCCCCCTGGAACACGATGACCAAGGGCTACCGCACTCGCAACAACAAGCGCACGCAGACGTTCATCGTCTCGCGTCGCAAGAAGTAAGGAGCCGACATGACGCGCTCACTGAAAAAGGGTCCCTTCGTCGACCATCACCTGATGGCCAAGGTCGACAAGGCCGCTGCCGTGAAGGACAAGAAGCCGATCAAGACCTGGTCGCGCCGCTCGACGATCCTTCCCGACTTCATCGGGTTGACGATCGCCGTCCACAACGGCAAGCAGCATGTGCCTGTGTACGTCACCGACCAGATGGTCGGCCACAAGCTCGGTGAATTTGCGCTCACGCGCACGTTCAAGGGGCACCCGGCCGACAAGAAGGCCGCGAAGAAATAAGGATCGATGATGGAAACCCGTTCAATCGTTCGCGGTGTCCGCCTGTCTGCCGACAAGGGTCGGCTGGTGGCAGACATGATCCGCGGCAAGAAGGTGGACCAGGCCATCAACATCCTGACGTTCACCCCCAAGAAGGCCGCCGGCATCATCAAGAAGGCTCTGGAGTCCGCGATCGCGAACGCCGAGCACAACGACGGTGCCGACATCGACGAGCTCAAGGTCAAGACGATCTATGTCGAGCAGGGCGCCACGCTGAAGCGCTTCTCCGCGCGCGCCAAGGGCCGCGGCAACCGCATCAGCAAGCCGACCTGCCACATCTTCGTGACGGTCGGGAACTGAAGGAAGACCATGGGACAAAAGATTCATCCGGTTGGCTTCCGCCTCCCCGTCACGCGCAACTGGGCGTCGCGCTGGTACGCGTCGAACCAGAACTTCGCGGGCATGCTGGCCGAAGACCTGAAGGTTCGCGACTACCTCAAGACGCGGCTGAAGAGCGCCGCGGTCTCGCGCATCCTCATCGAGCGCCCCGCCAAGAACGCCCGCATCACCATCTTCTCGGCCCGTCCGGGTGTCGTGATCGGCAAGAAGGGCGAGGACATCGAGAACCTGAAGGCCGAGCTGACGCGCCGTTTGGGCGTGCCGGTGGCCGTGAACATCGAGGAAGTGCGCAAGCCCGAGATCGATGCTCAGCTCATCGCCGACAGCATCACCCAGCAGCTCGAGAAGCGCATCATGTTCCGCCGCGCCATGAAGCGCGCCATGCAGAACGCGATGCGCCTGGGTGCGCAGGGCATCAAGATCATGTCGTCGGGCCGCCTGAACGGCATCGAAATCGCCCGCTGCGAGTGGTATCGCGAAGGTCGCGTGCCCCTTCACACGCTGAAGGCCGACATCGACTACGGCTTCTCGGAAGCCAAGACCACCTATGGCGTCATCGGCGTCAAGTGCTGGGTCTATCGCGGCGACCGACTGGCTCACGGCGAAGCCCCTGGCGTGCAGGCGCCGGCGCAAGAAGAAGAGCGCCGTCCACGCCGTCCGGCCCGTCCGGGCGACCGTCCCGGCGGCGATCGCCGGGGTCCGCCCCCGGGCCGTGGTGGCGACCGCGCGCCGCGTCAGGCTGGTGCACCGGTCGAAGGCGCTGACAAGCCGGCCGAGGCCGGCGGCGCCGATGCGCCCAAGGGCCCGGCGGTCAAGCGCGTGCGCAAGGTCGCCGCGCCGGGAACCGGCAAAGGAGAATAAGCATGCTGCAACCCGCACGCAGAAAATTCCGCAAGGAACAGAAGGGCCGCAACACCGGCATCGCCACCCGCGGCGCGAACGTGTCGTTCGGTGACTTCGGTCTCAAGGCCACCGAGCGCGGCCGTCTGACCGCGCGCCAGATCGAAGCTGCCCGTCGCGCGATCTCGCGCCACGTGAAGCGTGGCGGCCGCATCTGGATCCGCATCTTTCCGGACAAGCCCATCTCGCAGAAGCCGGCCGAAGTCCGCATGGGCAACGGCAAGGGCAACCCCGAGTACTACGTGGCCGAGATCCAGCCCGGCAAGGTGCTGTACGAAATCAATGGCGTGCCTGAGCAACTGGCTCGTGAAGCGTTCCTGCTGGCTTCGGCCAAGCTGCCGCTGAAGACCACCTTCGTGGCTCGCCAGGTCGGCATGTAAGCCGACGGAGAAACACCATGAAAGCATCTGAACTCCGCAGCAAGGACGTCGCCGGCCTCGAAAAGGAAGTCGCCGACCTGCTGAAGGCCCATTTCGGCCTGCGCATGCAGAAGGCCACGCAGCAGCTGACGAACCACTCGCAGCTCGGCAAGACCCGCCGCGACATCGCACGCGCCAAGACCATCCTCGCGCAGAAGAAGAAGGAGGCCGCCAAGTGAACGCCGCCACGCAACCGCAAGCCGAAGCCAAGCCGAAGAACACCCGCACGCTGGTGGGCAAGGTCGTCAGCGACAAGCGCGCCAAGACCATCACGGTGCTGGTCGAGCGTCGCACCAAGCATGAGCTCTACGGCAAGATCGTCGCGAAGTCGAGCAAGTACCACGCGCACGACGAAAAGGGCGAGTACAAGCTGGGCGACGTGGTCGAGATCGCCGAGAGTCGGCCGATTTCCAAGACCAAGTCGTGGGTCGTGACCCGCCTGGTGCAAAAGGCCATCGAGGTCTAAGAAGTCGACACCCACGGGGCCTTTTGCCGGCCCCGCGCGCCACGGTCGGTTCGCTGGAATACTGGCGGCCGGCCGTTTTTCGTTGGCTGACACCCTACCCATCCACCATTCGGAGGCGAACATGATCAAGGTCGGAGACAGGCTGCCCGCGGGCAAGCTGCAGGAGTACATCGAGGTCGAAGGCGAAGGGTGCTCGATCGGCCCGAACGCGTTCGACGTCGAGAAGGAGACCACCGGCAAGAAGATCGCCGTCTTCGCCTTGCCCGGCGCCTACACGCCGACCTGCTCGGCCAAGCACGTTCCCGGCTTCGTCGAGAAGGCCGACCAGCTGAAAGCCGCCGGCATCGACGAGATCTGGTGCGTGTCGGTGAACGACGCCTTCGTGATGGGCGCCTGGGGCCGAGACCAGAAGACCGCCGGCAAGGTCCGCATGATGGCCGACGGAAGCGCCGAGTGGACCAAGGCGCTTGGCCTCACGCAGGACCTGACCTCCAAGGGCATGGGCGTGCGCTCGCAGCGCTTCTCGATGCTCGTGGACAACG
The Piscinibacter sp. XHJ-5 DNA segment above includes these coding regions:
- the rplC gene encoding 50S ribosomal protein L3 — encoded protein: MSLSNRLGLLGRKVGMMRIFTDDGDAVPVTVLDVSNNRVTQVKTAETDGYSAIQVAFGTRKASRVSKPEAGHLAKAGVEAGEILKEFRVAADVAAGFKPGAQIPVTTFAVGQLVDVQGTSIGKGYAGTIKRHNFRSQRASHGNSRSHNVPGSISMAQDPGRVFPGKKMTGHLGDVTKTVQNLDIVRVDEARQLLLVRGAVPGAKNGHVVVSPAVKVKAKKGAQ
- the tuf gene encoding elongation factor Tu, with the translated sequence MAKGKFERTKPHVNVGTIGHVDHGKTTLTAAITTVLSAKFGGEAKAYDQIDAAPEEKARGITINTAHVEYETANRHYAHVDCPGHADYVKNMITGAAQMDGAILVCSAADGPMPQTREHILLARQVGVKYIIVFLNKCDMVDDAELLELVEMEVRELLSKYDFPGDDTPIVKGSAKLAMEGDKGELGEQAIMRLAEALDSYIPTPERAIDGAFLMPVEDVFSISGRGTVVTGRVERGVIKVGEEIEIVGIRATQKTTCTGVEMFRKLLDQGQAGDNVGILLRGTKREEVERGQVLCKPGTIKPHTHFTAEIYVLSKEEGGRHTPFFNNYRPQFYFRTTDVTGAVELPKDKEMVMPGDNVSITVKLIAPIAMEEGLRFAIREGGRTVGSGVVAKIME
- the rpsS gene encoding 30S ribosomal protein S19 translates to MTRSLKKGPFVDHHLMAKVDKAAAVKDKKPIKTWSRRSTILPDFIGLTIAVHNGKQHVPVYVTDQMVGHKLGEFALTRTFKGHPADKKAAKK
- the rpsJ gene encoding 30S ribosomal protein S10, whose translation is MQKQKIRIRLKAFDYKLIDQSALEIVDTAKRTGAIVKGPVPLPTRMQRFDILRSPHVNKTSRDQFEIRTHQRLMDIVDPTDKTVDALMKLDLPAGVDVEIKLQ
- the rpsC gene encoding 30S ribosomal protein S3; this translates as MGQKIHPVGFRLPVTRNWASRWYASNQNFAGMLAEDLKVRDYLKTRLKSAAVSRILIERPAKNARITIFSARPGVVIGKKGEDIENLKAELTRRLGVPVAVNIEEVRKPEIDAQLIADSITQQLEKRIMFRRAMKRAMQNAMRLGAQGIKIMSSGRLNGIEIARCEWYREGRVPLHTLKADIDYGFSEAKTTYGVIGVKCWVYRGDRLAHGEAPGVQAPAQEEERRPRRPARPGDRPGGDRRGPPPGRGGDRAPRQAGAPVEGADKPAEAGGADAPKGPAVKRVRKVAAPGTGKGE
- the rpsG gene encoding 30S ribosomal protein S7 encodes the protein MPRRREVPKREILPDPKFGSIDLSKFMNVIMESGKKAVAERIIYGALEQVEKKSGKDPLEVFTVALNNIKPMVEVKSRRVGGANYQVPVEVRPVRRVALAMRWLKESARKRGEKSMAQRLANELLEAVEGRGGAMKKRDEVHRMAEANKAFSHFRF
- the fusA gene encoding elongation factor G is translated as MSRKTPIERYRNIGISAHIDAGKTTTTERILYYTGVNHKIGEVHDGAATMDWMEQEQERGITITSAATTCFWKGMDLSFPEHRINIIDTPGHVDFTIEVERSMRVLDGACMVYCAVGGVQPQSETVWRQANKYKVPRLAFVNKMDRTGANFFKVYEQMKSRLKANPVPVVIPIGAEENFTGVVDLIKMKAIIWDEASQGMKFEYKDIPAELQADAQKWRENMVEAAAEASEELMNKYLESGELTEAEIKLGLRTRTIATEIQPMLCGTAFKNKGVQRMLDAVIEYMPSPIDIPPVPGTDEDDKETSRKADDNEKFAALAFKLMTDPYVGQLTFVRVYSGVLKSGDSVYNPIRGKKERIGRILQMHANQREEIKEILAGDIAACVGLKDVTTGETLCDPESIITLEKMVFPEPVISQAVEPKTKADQEKMGIALGRLAQEDPSFRVRTDEESGQTIISGMGELHLEIIVDRMKREFGVEANVGKPQVAYRETVRKSVTDVEGKFVRQSGGKGQYGHVVLSIEPQEPGKGFEFVDAIKGGVVPREFIPAVKKGVEDTLPNGVLAGYPVVDVKVTLTFGSYHEVDSNENAFKMAASMGFKEGCRKASPVILEPMMAVEVETPEDYAGSVMGDLSSRRGMVQGMDDMPGGGKIIKAEVPLSEMFGYSTTLRSMSQGRATYTMEFKHYSEAPKNVADAIITARGK
- a CDS encoding peroxiredoxin → MIKVGDRLPAGKLQEYIEVEGEGCSIGPNAFDVEKETTGKKIAVFALPGAYTPTCSAKHVPGFVEKADQLKAAGIDEIWCVSVNDAFVMGAWGRDQKTAGKVRMMADGSAEWTKALGLTQDLTSKGMGVRSQRFSMLVDNGVVKTLNIEAPGKFEVSNAETMLAQAKG
- the rpmC gene encoding 50S ribosomal protein L29; this translates as MKASELRSKDVAGLEKEVADLLKAHFGLRMQKATQQLTNHSQLGKTRRDIARAKTILAQKKKEAAK
- the rplB gene encoding 50S ribosomal protein L2, producing MAVIKVKPTSPGRRAVVKVVHKHLHKGKPEASLLEPQFQHAGRNNNGHITMRHKGGGHKHHYRVVDFVRNKDGIPAKVERIEYDPNRTAHIALVCYADGERRYIIAPRGLEVGATVLSGAEAPIKAGNTLPIRNIPVGSTIHAVELLPGKGAQVARSAGTSVTLLAREGTYAQLRLRSGEVRRIHIDCRATIGEVSNEEHNLQQYGKAGAIRWKGIRPTVRGVAMNPVDHPHGGGEGRTGEGQVPVSPWNTMTKGYRTRNNKRTQTFIVSRRKK
- the rplW gene encoding 50S ribosomal protein L23, whose product is MTTKFDESRLAQVLVAPIVSEKATMIAEKQNQVLFKVLRDATKPEIKAAVELMFKVEVASVQTVTQKGKVKRFGRSIGRRDHVKKAYVALKPGQELNFSGEAA
- the rplV gene encoding 50S ribosomal protein L22, encoding MMETRSIVRGVRLSADKGRLVADMIRGKKVDQAINILTFTPKKAAGIIKKALESAIANAEHNDGADIDELKVKTIYVEQGATLKRFSARAKGRGNRISKPTCHIFVTVGN
- the rplD gene encoding 50S ribosomal protein L4, whose product is MQLELLNEQGQATAKVDAPDTVFARDYNEALVHQVVVAFQANARQGTRAQLDRAQVKHSTKKPWRQKGTGRARAGMTSSPLWRGGGRIFPNSPDENFTQKVNKKMYRAGMAAIFSQLAREGRLAVVDSISVDAPKTKLLAQKLKSMGLDSVLVIADQVDDNLLLASRNLANVLVVEPRYADPLSLVFYKKVLVTKGAIEQLKEMLA
- the rplP gene encoding 50S ribosomal protein L16, yielding MLQPARRKFRKEQKGRNTGIATRGANVSFGDFGLKATERGRLTARQIEAARRAISRHVKRGGRIWIRIFPDKPISQKPAEVRMGNGKGNPEYYVAEIQPGKVLYEINGVPEQLAREAFLLASAKLPLKTTFVARQVGM
- the rpsQ gene encoding 30S ribosomal protein S17, with the protein product MNAATQPQAEAKPKNTRTLVGKVVSDKRAKTITVLVERRTKHELYGKIVAKSSKYHAHDEKGEYKLGDVVEIAESRPISKTKSWVVTRLVQKAIEV